A part of Palaemon carinicauda isolate YSFRI2023 chromosome 8, ASM3689809v2, whole genome shotgun sequence genomic DNA contains:
- the LOC137645224 gene encoding uncharacterized protein has protein sequence MGWTENTKGASRLREQFCRVRSKNFYGHDVCRVHARCAVTQGALKYWDPQPFGVTLQIKKEDHPKCGSVFCNVRSKNFCEHDLCRRHAACVVFKGDLRYWDTQPPKSFNPPQGSNHVQAWQDWKEQFDLYLIAAEKTAATDPVKICIGILKYAMGPEWIKVAKNFTFTEAGDDQEYDIVIQKFDEYFQPKNLLKAYETIFHQRVQGPTESLNDYIAAVCELTSQCEFGATVESQVCIQISNGVRDKKLKEKQWEDDLSLNDIIKKCNQYDQLQETRSITGEAQVNAAAFGRGGGRSRGRRGRQGGSQSHAPSQGRGQAHQGQSRGQAYQGQVQGRGRGNLQGRGRGNFSNSNCGNCGRGHPPRQCPAFGQTCNACGRKSHFARCCRLNSVRYADEQPQDTQINYEKFSDTFNALNVGSAVYASNSVYMSHPDFLVDLQVQGCQTIRFRIDTVAATSILGHRAYNSLSRKPTLKRGGLPVYNEDVPNLLSVADSVRMNLVKRIFNVNTTNLLLQYSDVFNGTGKIPGDYSLQIAPDTQPVALNARPIPAALREPKKTKLNELEKLGIIVEIPVGEPTPWCSALHVVPKKKKDSDKVNEKVEVRVTIDPQHLNRALKCEYHPITTIEDVITRTDGSKFFTLLDANQGYFQIGLDLASQRLTAFNTPFGRYMYKRLPMGISSAPEIYQLDMNDMFSDFD, from the exons atgggctggacagaaaacacaa AAGGAGCATCCCGACTGCGGGAACagttttgcagggtccgtagcaagaacttctatggccatgacgtgtgcagggtcCATGCTCGCTGTGCAGtcacccagggggctctcaaatactgggacccacag ccctttggtgtaaccttacagataaagaaa gaggaccatccgaagtgtggaagcgttttctgcaacgtccgcagcaagaacttctgcgaaCATGAtctgtgtaggaggcacgcagcatgcgtagtcttcaaaggtgatctccggtattgggacacgcag CCTCCAAAGAGCTTCAATCCACCACAGGGCAGCAACCATGTCCAAGCCTGGCAGGACTGGAAGGAACAGTTTGACCTGTACCTCATCGCAGCTGAAAAGACGGCTGCGACCGACCCGGTCAAGATCTGTATCGGTATACTGAAGTATGCCATGGGTCCTGAGTGGATTAAGGTagcaaaaaattttacttttactgaAGCAGGAGATGACCAGGAATATGACATAGTCATTCAAAAATTCGATGAGTACTTCCAGCCAAAAAATTTATTAAAGGCATATGAAACCATTTTCCACCAAAGGGTCCAGGGTCCCACAGAATCTTTAAATGACTACATTGCAGCCGTTTGCGAGCTCACCTCGCAGTGTGAATTCGGTGCTACAGTTGAATCTCAAGTGTGCATTCAAATAAGTAATGGGGTCAGGGACAAAAAGCTGAAAGAAAAACAGTGGGAAGATGATTTATCATTAAATGACATTATCAAAAAATGTAACCAGTATGACCAGTTGCAGGAGACAAGGAGCATAACCGGCGAGGCTCAGGTCAACGCAGCAGCGTTTGGACGAGGAGGCGGTAGGAGCCGTGGTCGACGAGGCCGCCAGGGAGGCAGTCAGAGCCATGCGCCGTCTCAAGGTCGAGGTCAAGCCCACCAAGGTCAAAGTCGAGGTCAAGCTTaccaaggtcaagttcaaggtcgaggTAGAGGTAATTTACAAGGCAGAGGCCGAGGTAATTTTAGTAACAGTAACTGTGGTAATTGTGGTCGTGGTCATCCACCGCGCCAATGCCCTGCCTTTGGTCAGACTTGTAATGCGTGTGGCAGAAAAAGTCACTTTGCAAGATGTTGTAGATTAAACAGTGTTAGGTATGCAGATGAGCAGCCCCAAGATAcgcaaataaactatgagaagtttAGTGACACATTTAATGCATTGAATGTTGGTTCTGCTGTTTACGCCAGTAATTCCGTATACATGTCGCACCCTGATTTTTTAGTCGATTTGCAGGTGCAAGGTTGTCAAACTATAAGGTTCCGTATTGATACAGTAGCAGCTACTTCTATTTTGGGTCATAGGGCTTATAATAGTTTAAGTAGGAAACCCACGCTGAAGCGTGGTGGTCTTCCT GTGTACAATGAAGATGTTCCTAATTTGTTATCTGTAGCAGACTCTGTACGTATGAACCTGGTGAAACgcatttttaatgttaatactactaATCTTTTGCTGCAGTATTCTGATGTCTTTAATGGTACAGGTAAAATCCCAGGTGATTACAGTCTCCAGATTGCCCCTGATACCCAGCCTGTAGCCCTCAATGCCCGCCCCATACCCGCAGCACTAAGAGAACCTAAAAAGACTAAACTCAACGAGCTCGAGAAGTTGGGAATCATTGTCGAAATTCCTGTCGGTGAGCCAACGCCGTGGTGTTCAGCGCTTCATGTAGTTCCTAAGAAGAAAAAAGACAGTgacaaagtaaatgaaaaagtgGAAGTCAGAGTAACTATTgatccacagcacctcaacagagCGCTAAAGTGTGAGTACCACCCGATCACAACGATAGAAGACGTCATAACAAGGACAGACGGGTCAAAGTTCTTCACACTGCTCGACGCTAACCAAGGTTACTTCCAGATAGGCCTAGATCTTGCCAGCCAGAGGTTAACCGCATTCAACACACCATTTGGGAGGTACATGTATAAACGCCTGCCCATGGGAATCTCGTCCGCGCCCGAGATCTACCAGCTTGACATGAACGACATGTTTTCAGATTTTGACTGA